Proteins from one Xenorhabdus griffiniae genomic window:
- the dxs gene encoding 1-deoxy-D-xylulose-5-phosphate synthase, with protein MSIDIAKYPTLALAETPEELRLLPKETLPKLCDELRQFLLNSVSRSSGHFASGLGAIELTVALHYVYKTPFDNLVWDVGHQAYPHKILTGRRDRINTIRQKNGLHPFPWREESEYDTLCVGHSSTSISAGLGMAIAAEHEGKGRKTVCVIGDGAITAGMAFEAMNHAGDIDPDMLVILNDNEMSISENVGALNNHLAQILSGKLYTTLREGGKKVFSNLPPIKELLKKTEEHLKGMVVPGTLFEELGFNYIGPVDGHDVLALTQTLKNMRELKGPQFLHIMTKKGRGYAPAEKDPISWHAVPKFDPSTGSLPKSAETRPTFSKIFGDWLCEEAAHDKKLMAITPAMREGSGMVRFSREYPEQYFDVAIAEQHSVTFAAGLAIGGYKPIVAIYSTFLQRAYDQVIHDVAIQNLPVLFAIDRGGIVGADGQTHQGAFDLSFLRCIPNMVIMAPSDENECRQMLHTGYHYQAGPVAVRYPRGTGTGAELQPLETLPIGKGVIRRQGERVAILNFGTLLDYALQAAENLNATVVDMRFVKPLDKALVLEMAASHELLVTLEENAIMGGAGSGVNELVMQKKLSVPVLNLGLPDNFIPQGTQQELHADLGLDAAGIQNTIEKYLAE; from the coding sequence ATGAGCATTGATATAGCGAAATATCCAACATTGGCATTGGCTGAAACTCCAGAAGAGCTTCGCCTGCTACCCAAAGAAACCTTGCCAAAGTTATGCGATGAACTGCGTCAATTTTTGCTGAACAGTGTCAGCCGCTCCAGTGGTCACTTTGCTTCCGGCCTTGGCGCTATCGAATTAACCGTCGCACTTCACTATGTTTATAAAACCCCTTTTGACAATTTAGTCTGGGATGTTGGTCATCAGGCCTACCCACACAAAATTTTAACTGGACGTCGTGATCGCATTAATACCATTCGGCAAAAAAATGGCCTTCACCCCTTCCCCTGGCGAGAAGAAAGTGAGTACGACACTTTATGCGTCGGCCACTCATCCACATCAATCAGCGCTGGCTTAGGTATGGCTATTGCTGCCGAACACGAAGGCAAAGGCCGCAAAACGGTATGCGTCATTGGGGATGGCGCCATTACTGCGGGCATGGCTTTTGAAGCTATGAACCATGCCGGCGATATCGATCCCGACATGCTGGTTATTCTCAATGACAATGAAATGTCTATCTCTGAAAATGTGGGAGCATTGAATAACCATCTGGCACAGATTCTGTCAGGCAAACTGTATACAACTCTGCGTGAAGGCGGCAAAAAAGTTTTTTCCAACCTGCCGCCTATCAAAGAGTTGTTGAAAAAAACGGAAGAACATCTGAAAGGCATGGTGGTTCCCGGAACGCTGTTTGAAGAACTTGGGTTCAACTATATCGGGCCTGTTGATGGCCATGACGTACTGGCGCTAACCCAAACGTTGAAAAACATGCGCGAACTGAAAGGGCCACAATTCCTGCACATCATGACTAAAAAAGGTCGTGGTTATGCACCAGCGGAAAAAGATCCTATCAGCTGGCACGCTGTCCCCAAATTCGATCCTTCAACGGGTTCTTTGCCAAAAAGTGCAGAAACTCGCCCGACATTTTCCAAGATCTTCGGTGATTGGCTGTGCGAAGAAGCCGCGCATGATAAAAAACTGATGGCGATCACCCCTGCCATGCGGGAAGGTTCCGGTATGGTGCGCTTTTCCCGCGAATATCCTGAACAATATTTTGATGTCGCGATTGCCGAGCAACATTCGGTCACTTTTGCCGCAGGTCTGGCTATTGGCGGCTATAAACCTATCGTTGCCATTTATTCGACCTTTCTGCAACGCGCTTATGATCAGGTGATCCACGATGTCGCCATCCAAAACTTACCTGTCTTGTTTGCTATCGACCGTGGCGGCATTGTCGGTGCAGATGGTCAAACCCATCAAGGTGCTTTTGATCTTTCTTTCCTGCGCTGCATCCCGAATATGGTAATTATGGCACCCAGCGATGAAAACGAATGCCGCCAGATGCTACATACTGGCTATCATTATCAAGCAGGCCCTGTTGCTGTTCGTTATCCTCGCGGTACAGGGACAGGTGCTGAACTCCAACCTTTGGAAACATTGCCAATCGGCAAGGGCGTCATCCGTCGTCAAGGAGAGCGCGTTGCGATCCTTAACTTTGGCACATTATTAGACTATGCGCTGCAAGCGGCTGAAAATCTGAATGCAACTGTTGTGGATATGCGTTTCGTCAAACCACTGGATAAAGCGCTGGTGCTGGAAATGGCAGCCAGCCACGAGTTGCTGGTGACTTTGGAAGAAAATGCCATCATGGGTGGTGCAGGCAGTGGTGTTAACGAATTAGTGATGCAGAAAAAATTGTCAGTTCCTGTATTAAATCTGGGTTTACCCGATAACTTTATACCACAAGGAACACAACAAGAGCTTCATGCTGATTTAGGGCTGGATGCGGCAGGTATTCAAAATACTATCGAGAAATATCTGGCTGAATAA
- a CDS encoding 2OG-Fe dioxygenase family protein: MKPNAILFVDIDDAQIPRYKYREAHSTAAKKMGMSCLTAALKGRQHTERLYIDSDDVFYLESLTQDALQDLVAILQQTYRLRGILCYAGHASTYGQVGCIVAEVCRNIGLPNTSASAIATCNNKFLMRQALQKYGVRSIRHALCHTEEELYSQAKVIGYPLIAKPPFGAASVFIKKCRDWSELKAHYRAFTTHYDHSIYIDFMGNKQECFTLAGEKHINIPGKSLLLEEYLDGVEGTVECVISQNKIHPVLINEKLILTEKENTVLENLLICPPVSFSPVEQEQIRDYARACIQAVGLNYAIAHLEFRMTKDGPIVIEINPRLGGLFVNSSFRDIAGLDPYQLYLSILLQEQDIDTQISLAQQRATAAKQHYSMLAMYPDKSGHFQGIKNIEHMKNHPNVIECISQPTDYYINAETEEHYLLRCWAKVDDASDAYSLHQEMLEHVYPIINPTPKSSQDMQIANISARLMNEHYCHIPHFSELISRDSEEIKTFKDYWNELVLDQNFKDYTHRERRILRYYYHPDEENPLQLNRDNKYHSSVTYDIEYKKGSNQLSYVKETFITHPIMQHILATDIAILGDQLTKKHHYAIDIHQFRVKAQAGKDSPTTSGIHQDGQNWIFMHFIQSHNTEPVISEVHATAHEAPPLLHTAMEHFLETLAINDKRLYHRASSVRQVSPTNAAFRDLLLVTFRQLPK; the protein is encoded by the coding sequence ATGAAACCAAATGCGATTTTGTTTGTTGATATCGATGATGCCCAAATTCCGCGCTATAAATATCGTGAAGCCCATTCCACCGCAGCAAAAAAGATGGGAATGAGTTGCCTAACGGCAGCGCTGAAAGGACGCCAGCACACAGAGCGTCTTTATATAGATAGCGATGATGTTTTTTACTTAGAGTCACTGACACAAGATGCCTTACAGGATCTTGTCGCCATTTTGCAACAAACCTATAGATTACGAGGTATTTTGTGTTATGCAGGCCATGCGTCTACTTACGGCCAAGTTGGCTGCATTGTTGCAGAAGTTTGTCGCAATATTGGCTTGCCAAATACGTCTGCATCTGCGATTGCAACCTGTAACAACAAGTTCTTAATGCGCCAGGCACTGCAAAAATATGGCGTCAGATCAATACGCCATGCCTTGTGCCATACCGAAGAGGAACTCTATTCACAAGCTAAAGTAATTGGTTATCCCTTAATTGCAAAACCTCCATTTGGGGCAGCTTCAGTCTTCATCAAAAAATGCCGTGATTGGTCTGAACTTAAAGCACATTATCGCGCATTTACAACCCACTATGACCACTCGATTTATATCGATTTTATGGGAAATAAACAGGAGTGTTTCACTTTAGCGGGTGAGAAACATATCAACATACCGGGCAAAAGCCTGCTATTGGAAGAGTACCTTGATGGCGTGGAAGGCACTGTCGAATGTGTTATCAGCCAGAACAAAATACATCCGGTGCTGATCAATGAAAAATTGATCCTGACAGAAAAAGAAAACACCGTACTGGAAAATTTGCTGATTTGTCCCCCTGTATCATTTTCTCCTGTTGAACAGGAACAGATTAGGGACTATGCCAGAGCCTGCATACAAGCCGTTGGATTGAACTATGCCATTGCTCATCTTGAATTTCGTATGACCAAAGATGGCCCGATAGTGATTGAAATTAACCCACGCCTTGGTGGACTCTTTGTAAATTCATCCTTCCGTGATATCGCAGGGCTCGATCCGTACCAGCTATATCTCTCCATTCTCTTGCAGGAACAGGACATTGATACACAGATAAGCCTCGCCCAACAACGGGCTACAGCGGCTAAACAGCATTATTCGATGTTAGCTATGTACCCAGACAAGAGCGGGCACTTTCAGGGTATTAAAAACATCGAACACATGAAAAACCATCCAAACGTGATCGAGTGTATTTCCCAACCCACTGATTACTATATCAACGCAGAAACTGAAGAACATTACTTGCTCAGGTGCTGGGCAAAAGTAGACGATGCGTCCGATGCCTACTCATTACACCAGGAAATGTTAGAACACGTTTATCCCATTATTAACCCAACACCAAAAAGTAGTCAGGATATGCAAATTGCAAATATATCGGCACGTTTGATGAATGAACACTATTGCCATATTCCACATTTCAGTGAACTTATTTCCCGTGATTCAGAAGAAATAAAAACCTTTAAAGATTATTGGAATGAATTGGTTTTAGATCAAAATTTTAAAGACTATACCCATAGGGAAAGACGTATCCTGCGCTATTATTACCACCCTGATGAAGAGAATCCACTGCAACTAAATCGGGACAATAAATATCATTCATCCGTTACCTATGACATTGAGTACAAAAAAGGTTCCAATCAACTCAGCTATGTTAAAGAAACCTTTATTACTCACCCCATCATGCAGCATATCCTTGCAACAGATATAGCGATTTTAGGTGACCAATTAACGAAAAAGCATCACTATGCGATTGATATTCACCAATTTCGGGTAAAAGCGCAAGCCGGTAAAGACAGTCCGACAACCTCCGGAATTCATCAGGATGGTCAGAATTGGATTTTTATGCACTTTATCCAAAGCCACAATACAGAGCCGGTGATTTCCGAAGTTCACGCAACAGCCCATGAAGCTCCGCCCTTGCTACACACCGCAATGGAGCATTTTCTTGAAACACTCGCAATAAATGATAAACGACTTTATCATCGGGCAAGCAGTGTTCGACAAGTATCTCCTACAAATGCGGCATTTCGGGATCTATTGCTGGTAACTTTCCGACAACTGCCTAAATAA
- a CDS encoding KamA family radical SAM protein: protein MDNINTISNSQQRLYDFNENWTDWRWQQKNALRDEKSLRIACGGWSEEITQRIQQNLQGQKIQITPYYLRQILATNQSGDITTNPLWRQVVPFWSEEQFNGYDGESENWELNNEMKTPICQHKYDNRVILRMVNACNSYCQFCFEALRTLKVDSGKSNAGRTSFQQSLEYIKNTPSVEEVILSGGDPLMLTDKKLDESLSAIREIREDLLIRVHSRALTFNPYRITNALIETLKKHRVNAFGVHICHPLELSEEFQSAVRRIQSVVPIVFSNMPFLRGINDKEEILHKLFIDLYRIGVKPYYLYHFMPFSPGSSEYKASIHDAIAIMSKLKRRVSNIALPEYVLPHMKGKFTVPLFTNPEEIPYFESINGKRYYRFINWQQEQCEWLDN from the coding sequence ATGGATAATATCAATACCATATCTAATTCACAACAACGCCTTTATGACTTTAATGAGAACTGGACTGATTGGCGTTGGCAACAAAAAAACGCATTACGTGATGAAAAATCTTTACGTATCGCCTGTGGTGGATGGAGTGAGGAAATAACTCAACGTATTCAGCAAAATTTGCAAGGCCAAAAAATACAAATAACTCCCTATTATCTCCGCCAGATATTAGCCACCAACCAATCAGGCGATATCACGACAAACCCACTTTGGCGACAAGTGGTTCCATTTTGGAGTGAAGAGCAGTTCAATGGCTATGATGGGGAATCTGAAAATTGGGAACTTAATAATGAAATGAAAACGCCCATCTGCCAGCATAAATATGACAATCGGGTGATCTTGCGCATGGTTAATGCCTGTAACTCCTACTGTCAATTTTGCTTTGAAGCTCTAAGAACATTGAAAGTTGATTCAGGTAAATCAAACGCTGGCCGAACTTCCTTCCAACAATCCCTTGAATACATCAAAAATACCCCCTCTGTGGAAGAAGTCATTCTTAGCGGTGGCGATCCCTTGATGCTGACAGATAAAAAATTGGATGAATCGTTGTCTGCTATCAGAGAAATCAGAGAAGACCTGTTAATCCGCGTTCATTCCAGGGCCCTGACATTCAATCCCTACCGTATTACCAATGCGTTAATCGAAACACTGAAAAAACACCGTGTTAACGCTTTTGGTGTCCATATCTGTCATCCACTTGAGTTAAGTGAAGAATTTCAGTCTGCCGTGCGCCGCATCCAGAGTGTCGTACCGATTGTTTTTTCCAATATGCCCTTCCTACGCGGCATCAATGACAAAGAAGAAATCCTCCATAAACTGTTTATCGATTTATATCGTATAGGGGTTAAACCTTACTATCTCTACCATTTTATGCCTTTCTCTCCCGGCTCCTCAGAGTACAAAGCCTCAATCCACGATGCCATTGCTATCATGAGTAAACTCAAGCGTCGAGTTTCCAATATCGCTTTACCGGAATATGTTCTGCCACATATGAAAGGCAAATTCACCGTGCCTTTATTCACTAATCCGGAAGAAATACCTTATTTTGAATCCATAAACGGCAAACGTTATTACCGATTTATCAACTGGCAACAAGAACAATGTGAATGGCTAGATAATTAA